The following coding sequences lie in one Mycobacteriales bacterium genomic window:
- a CDS encoding WYL domain-containing protein, with amino-acid sequence MPTDLSPTARALRALEILQTRPGTTADELATRLGVTERAARRYVGILREAGIPVQSARGPHGGYRLGRGTRLPPVVFTEAEALDLVMAALDRQPAAADADDLVSSALGKVIRALPENVGRQAAVLREHASAAPDHYSARPDPATTSALVAAIAARHRVLVTYRSESGNEWEIELAPWAVVVRYGRWYLLCHVPRADAIRTFRVDRVRAVQQTTHRFEPPDDLDPVVTLEENLGTGWEFATRVVFDVPVAEVAPWIRPPMGRLESCADGCVLVGSTSNPTMYAQEWLASVPFGFRVEGGQELRAAVATLASRFAAALVDQV; translated from the coding sequence GTGCCGACCGATCTCAGCCCCACCGCACGGGCCCTTCGTGCCCTCGAGATCCTCCAGACCCGCCCCGGCACGACGGCCGACGAACTCGCCACGAGGTTGGGCGTCACGGAGCGGGCCGCGCGTCGGTACGTCGGGATCCTCCGCGAGGCGGGCATCCCGGTCCAGTCGGCCCGGGGCCCTCATGGTGGGTACCGGCTCGGGCGCGGAACGAGGCTGCCTCCGGTCGTCTTCACCGAGGCCGAGGCCCTTGACCTGGTCATGGCGGCGCTGGATCGCCAGCCGGCCGCGGCCGACGCCGACGACCTCGTCAGTTCTGCGCTGGGCAAGGTCATCCGGGCTCTGCCCGAGAACGTTGGTCGGCAAGCGGCGGTGCTGCGCGAGCACGCGTCGGCCGCGCCGGATCATTACTCCGCCCGTCCGGATCCGGCCACCACCAGCGCACTTGTCGCGGCCATCGCGGCCAGGCATCGAGTACTGGTCACGTATCGGAGCGAGTCCGGCAACGAGTGGGAGATCGAGCTGGCCCCCTGGGCAGTCGTCGTCCGTTACGGGCGTTGGTACCTCCTGTGTCACGTCCCGCGGGCGGACGCGATCCGCACGTTCCGGGTCGACCGGGTCCGCGCGGTCCAGCAGACGACGCACCGTTTCGAGCCGCCAGACGACCTCGACCCGGTGGTCACGCTGGAGGAGAACCTCGGTACCGGCTGGGAGTTCGCCACCCGCGTCGTGTTCGACGTTCCCGTGGCCGAGGTGGCGCCGTGGATCCGGCCTCCCATGGGACGCCTTGAATCCTGTGCGGATGGCTGCGTACTCGTCGGCAGCACCAGCAATCCGACGATGTATGCGCAGGAGTGGCTGGCGAGCGTGCCGTTCGGATTCCGCGTCGAAGGCGGGCAAGAACTGCGTGCCGCGGTCGCGACGCTCGCTTCACGCTTCGCCGCCGCCCTGGTGGACCAGGTCTGA
- a CDS encoding methyltransferase domain-containing protein, producing the protein MNSFGEDVAASYDDTLRGDEAETVDCLRQLAGDGPVLELAIGTGRIGLPLAATGVRVDGIEQSAAMIARLRGKPGGDQIEVTPGDMAEVPVPGTYRLIYLVFNTLFNLLTQDDQVRCFQNVARHLTDDGVFLVEAAVPDPMYAVRDQYVDAEAVATDHVTLDVGRYDRATQLLDECHVTLAADGIRLSPIVTRFVWPSEMDLMARIAGLRLHSRSGGWQREPFDARSVRHVSVYGR; encoded by the coding sequence ATGAACAGCTTCGGCGAGGACGTCGCCGCCAGCTACGACGACACGTTGCGTGGTGACGAGGCCGAGACGGTCGACTGCCTGCGGCAACTCGCCGGCGACGGGCCCGTCCTCGAACTCGCGATCGGCACCGGACGCATCGGCCTCCCGCTCGCCGCGACCGGGGTGCGCGTCGACGGCATCGAACAGTCGGCGGCGATGATCGCGAGACTTCGCGGCAAGCCCGGCGGTGACCAGATCGAGGTGACGCCGGGCGACATGGCCGAGGTGCCGGTCCCGGGCACCTACCGGCTCATCTACCTCGTCTTCAACACCCTGTTCAACCTGCTGACCCAGGACGATCAGGTGCGCTGCTTCCAGAACGTCGCCCGACATCTCACCGACGACGGCGTCTTCCTCGTCGAGGCCGCCGTGCCGGACCCGATGTACGCCGTACGCGACCAGTACGTCGACGCCGAAGCGGTGGCGACCGACCACGTCACGCTCGACGTCGGCCGCTACGACCGCGCCACCCAGCTACTCGACGAATGCCATGTGACATTGGCTGCTGACGGCATCCGGCTGTCCCCCATCGTCACGCGTTTCGTGTGGCCGAGCGAGATGGATCTGATGGCGCGGATCGCCGGGCTGCGCCTGCACTCACGTTCGGGCGGATGGCAGCGCGAGCCCTTTGACGCCAGGAGTGTCCGACACGTGTCCGTCTACGGTCG